The window aaaaataatattaatataagttAAGATCTTAATAcccttgttttgattttttctactTCCATTAGTCATCTCTAAGTgtcttattaattttattaaaaattgtgttttaagtatattttataatgttataaATGTTTGTTATATAATGAATGcaatattaggaaaataaaactaaaaactgtaGGTACTGTAgaatacatttataaaaaacaaatatattacattaaaaaaacatataaacatataatacaatcctacaaaaaaaaacttaaaactgaatacaataataataaaaataacataaaatgatataaacatATGAAATTTGGTTTGTAGTGATCTCCGTAAAAGAGGTAGAAACGCACCAACACAAAGCTAattgataaatttatatataatagcaatccgaataaatgccaccaaaggttgttttttttaatcgtatattttggataatttttcaaaaaaatctgtagaaaatttaaattgtatgttctacaaaaagtttcgattgttcattgtaacagttttttttgtaaagttgcaattgttcattgtagaattgtgtttattcgaatatttgtatcttttgaaatatatatatatatatttgtctgtttaactgttttcatttttttgccatgacacaaaataatataaattttcaatttcaacggtttttacagctttctaaataattctctagcattcattcttttaaaaataaagaaattcctccaattcttgatttaacaaaatatttttggaatgataaatctaatttacaagttttagttaattataaatataaaaatttaatggaaATATCTAGAGTTTTTTCCCAACAGTTAGATAGATTATATagagagtttttgaatttgacttttcaatatggtaataaatatGCATTATACTTAAAAGCAGTTTGTATAGGTtattaggtataatcaagtgcagacaattgcgatttttcgtcaactttttgttttaatttggtttaaaaaaaaaaaaattcaaacggttgtacatgttcattgtagagttgtgtcttttaactatattttatttatatttttcatcgcAACTTTTTATTCTAATAGGTGTGTGACGTCACTGACGTGTGTCTAtctaaatagtcatgtcttttaactgtctttatatttgtttcttcatcagtaactaacaagttcgttgaaacaaaaaattcattttatgttgaatctaaataattgaatattaatatctaatatctaacgttattctataatataactaaaattttataagtgattatagcaatagagaaatttaatacaacttaatatataatttacattttcgtctatttatcgtaacttttgtttaaaatagtttaatatttaaatataataataaaaatctgaataaatgcgaacAATAGTTGCAgctttttgtagtattttttttttgtgaaaatttgtttttattcgttttttttaaaactcaaacagttgtatagagttgtgtcttttcactatattttattcatattttttcatcacaacttttcgttctaacaagtgtgtctatttaaatagtcatgtcttttgaactttctatagaatataaatataaaatttaatgaaagtTACTATAGAATTTACATTTGCGTATATTTATCGTAGCtttcgttaaaaactattttaatatttaaattttttttttttttttttttaaattgtgtattttaattttaatttttctttgatacagtttcactcattattaaatatatatttaattataatcatttaatagaaaattacatttactcattacaactattacttcaatattctcagttaggatcactttgtcataatgatttttttaattgtaactgtttatcataattcttcataatatatttataatactttaaacaatgtttttttacaaatttgcgtctaatttacataatattttcttgttttataagttttcattttgatggttatgtttttagtaacagtttatgtttaatgtttatgtattcaaacattcaaatgatttactttttgaaaaaatattttcccCGTGATATCACGAGAGATCTGAGTCCTATGGAAAATAgctaaatagataaaaaaaaaattagttgttacattgtcaaaaaaaaaaaggaaaaaggtttCGAGACATTGAGCTTTTcaataaaaaggtaaaataaccTCAAATGTTAACCAAAACCTCAAGATCAAATGGTTCGTTACgaaagaccaaaacaaaaaaaaattagaaacacaaaatatttataagaaagcACACGATCTTTTTGTTGTCCTAACTTACTATACATTCTACAACACTCTATATGATCACTAcacttgtcaaaaaaaaaaaaaaaagaaaaaaaaaaagacaaactcaAGTTGAGGAACTGAAAGTTGATTGAgcaatcttttttatttttcttcatattcaaaaatattCCCATTAACCATGTGAAACAGTACTTGTTTGGACTATAGTCCACGTGTTAATAAGTGTATGGGAGCATTAATAATTATCAACGTTGTATACTGTCCAATTTGTCTACGAGAATACTAATTTTTAGAATCCTGGTTTCTAGTGAACAACTTGTATCGATTGGTTAAAAAATAGGtagttgaagaaaataaataaagaggagAAGATGCCACGAGTCACGAGACATATAGTAGtatatgttagttttttttgttcttggaaGAAAAATTCTCAACAGGGTCTTTCGGTGTAAAGAGAGACTAAGTAGAGCCGTAGAGGCAGCATTGACTTTGCTAACCACAAAAGTCGCCTCGAGGGTTCTTTTAATTCTATTAGTTGCATACActgattttattattgttgGCACTATATCATATTGGAATAGACGCCACAAAATGgcatgatgaaaacaaaaactggtACTGTGAACTGACCGtaataaaaatagtattaataattattaatttataaataaattaatatcactataaattaataaaatattttggtcccaatattattaatttatagagattttactgtattTACATAAGTGatattccctccgtttcaaaatatacgatgttttagtaaaaatatgtatattaaaaaatagttacttttaaaaagtttaaccaattataaacaaatctgcataatatataatataaatttaatctaaaaattgcatagaaagttggaaacatcttatattatgaaacaaaaatatttctctaaacatGTTATATTATAAACGGAGGGAGTACAATTCTAtacaacttctttttttgttcttagaAAACTTGCAAAGTGGTTTGCTTCAAAATGGTTAACTTCTGTATAGTCGAATTGGTACCACTGACGAAAATGGTGCTCCGACCTACATACATTATTCATAACCAATCTTAGGACACAAACATTCAATACGACTTTAAGAGGAAACACTGTAACATGGACACCCAAATATAGCCGCCTGTAACGGTAACGGCGTTTGAGTGTTTTTGTTAGTATCtattttcgtattttaattaataatagagTTGGAGTGAGACAAGAGACAaagaggtgaagaagaagaaaattagagAGCAGGAGAAGGGTCAAAGAATACATAGCATCACTAGTCAACgctttgataaaaagaaaaataaaaactttttcttcttcttcttcgtctcttctccttctcacaatctctcgctctctctctctctctctctctcaaaccaaAGAAAGCTTTAGACTTCAATTCTCTAGCTACTTCTtttcacaatctctctctctcccatgGCAGTAAgtgttctctttctttccttcttctttaggGTCTCTCTTTGATTTTTACTTATTGTTTCGATTCTGTGCATCTCTGAGAAAACGGTTCTTATCTATTTGCATTTATGGTTCTTTCTTTTGAGAAAACATGGCTATGTGTATTATTCAACTTTATGATCCTGATTTGCTTAGATAAGAACAGAGGGTTATATGATGAAAGTTGCTATTTTTGTggtaaagtttctatttttgattaGAAAGGTTTCAACTTTCTGATTGTGCTTGAATGAAATGGATGAACGCAATTTGGCTTTGTTGTCTTTCTTATTCTGTTTTTAGATTCTTAGtgattgtgttgttgttgttgctgctatCTTGGTTCTGTGATGATTGGTTCTCTAGGGTCTATTGAAATGTTTTTGTGGAAGACATTGTTGTTGAACTGATTGAATTGTTGTTTGTTGCAAGCAGCGTTCTAATGTATTCTGTTGCAATAGCGTTCTAAACCCAAACTTGGGATTTTTGTGTTTCTCATTCTGTTTTGGATTCTTAGTGAATTTGCAAAGATCATtattatgttgttgtttgttgctaTCTTGGTTCTGTAATGATTGTTCTCTAGGGTCTTTATGTTTCTATCTCAATCAGTGGTATTGAAATGTTGACATTGTTGTTGAACTGATTGTTGCAAACAGCGTTCTAATGTACCCAAATTTGGTAACTGGGAAGCTGAGGAGAATGTTCCTTACACAGCTTACTTTGACAAAGCTCGTAAGACTAAAGCTCCTGGTGGCAAGATCACGAACCCGAATGACCCGGAGTATAACTCGGATTCACAATCtcaagctcctcctcctcctccttccagAACCAAACCTGACCAGGTTGACACTGTTAGAAGATCGCGTGAGCATATGAGAAGCAGAGACGAGAGTGAGTTGAAGCAGTTTGGTGATGCTGGTGGTTCATCAAATGAGGCTGCTAACAAaagacaaggaaggtcttctCAGAACAATAGTTATGACAACAAGTCACCGTTGCATAAGAATTCATATGATGGCACTGGAAGATCTAAGCCTAAACCCGCCAACCTTAGAGCTGATGAAAGTGTAAGAATCTCTCACTTTACCACAATATTTTGAAGGATGAGTGTCAATTCTGTCTTCTTTGAAACTGTCTGTTTGTTTGCATCACTTGTTTTAGAGAACGTTAGAGTCTTGGTTCAACCTTTCCTATTTGTTTGCATCACTTGTTTCAGAGAATGCTAGAGTTTTGGTTCAACcttgtttatttgtttacacTTGTTTCAGAGAATATTAGAGTCATAGTTCAACcttttctatttgtttgcaCTTGTTTTAGAGAATATTAGATTCTTGGTTGAACCTTGTCCATGTGTTGCATCACTTGTTTCAGAGAATGTCAGATTCTTGGTTGAACCTTGTCTATATGTTTGCATCATTTGTTTCAGAGGATGTTAGATTCTTGGTTGAAACTTGTCTATATGTTTGCATCACTTGTTTCAGAGAATGTCAGGTTATTGGTTGAACCTATCTGTTTGTTGCTTCTGTGTGTTTATGGTTCTGAATGATCCGAgtttttttaactgttttgCAGCCTGAAAAAGTCACAGTGGTGCCAAAGTTTGGTGACTGGGACGAGAATAACCCGTCCTCAGCTG is drawn from Camelina sativa cultivar DH55 chromosome 1, Cs, whole genome shotgun sequence and contains these coding sequences:
- the LOC104789902 gene encoding RPM1-interacting protein 4, coding for MARSNVPKFGNWEAEENVPYTAYFDKARKTKAPGGKITNPNDPEYNSDSQSQAPPPPPSRTKPDQVDTVRRSREHMRSRDESELKQFGDAGGSSNEAANKRQGRSSQNNSYDNKSPLHKNSYDGTGRSKPKPANLRADESPEKVTVVPKFGDWDENNPSSADGYTHIFNKVREERSSGANVSGSSRTPTHPSSNKPPSNTSSCCCFGFGGK